From a single Lolium rigidum isolate FL_2022 chromosome 7, APGP_CSIRO_Lrig_0.1, whole genome shotgun sequence genomic region:
- the LOC124672446 gene encoding tuliposide A-converting enzyme 1, chloroplastic-like has product MSSGAAADAGDEVVHDFSPLLLVYKSGRLERPLDMPPVPPGHDAATGVASKDVPLSPSSFARLYLPPGAGAGAAKTKLPVLVYFHGGGFVIGSAATPAYHRCLNDLAAACGAVAVSVDYRLAPEHPLPAAYDDSLAALNWALSAADPWIADHGDLSRVFLAGDSAGGNVCHHLAMRQEFQGKLKGVVLIHPWFWGKEPIGEEPRPAGNKGGVEEKGLWEFVCPDAVDGADDPRVNPTAAGAPGLEKLACDKVMVCVAEGDFLRWRGRAYAEAVARARGPQPAVELFESEGVGHVFYLYEPASEKARELLQKIVAFVTE; this is encoded by the coding sequence ATGTCGtcgggcgccgccgccgacgccggcgacgaggtcGTCCACGACTTCTCCCCGCTGCTCCTGGTCTACAAGAGCGGCCGGCTCGAGCGGCCGCTCGACATGCCGCCCGTCCCGCCGGGCCACGACGCCGCCACGGGGGTCGCGTCCAAGGACGTCCCGCTCTCGCCCTCCTCGTTCGCGCGCCTCTACCTCccgcccggcgccggcgccggcgcggccaagacgaaGCTCCCCGTCCTCGTGTACTTCCACGGCGGCGGGTTCGTGATCGGGTCGGCCGCGACGCCCGCGTACCACCGCTGCCTCAACGACCTCGCCGCGGCCTgcggcgccgtcgccgtctcCGTCGACTACCGCCTCGCCCCGGAGCACCCGCTCCCCGCGGCCTACGACGACTCCCTCGCGGCCCTCAACTGGGCGCTCTCCGCCGCCGACCCGTGGATCGCCGACCACGGCGACCTGTCCCGCGTCTTCCTCGCGGGCGACAGCGCCGGGGGCAACGTCTGCCACCACCTCGCCATGCGGCAGGAGTTCCAGGGGAAGCTCaagggcgtcgtcctcatccacCCGTGGTTCTGGGGCAAGGAGCCCATCGGCGAGGAGCCCCGGCCGGCCGGGAACAAGGGCGGCGTGGAGGAGAAGGGCCTGTGGGAGTTCGTGTGCCCCGACGCGGTGGACGGCGCGGACGACCCCCGGGTGAACCCGACTGCTGCGGGCGCGCCGGGGCTGGAGAAGCTGGCGTGCGACAAGGTGATGGTGTGCGTGGCCGAGGGGGACTTCCTGCGGTGGCGCGGCAGGGCGTacgcggaggcggtggcgcgggcgAGGGGCCCCCAGCCGGCGGTGGAGCTGTTCGAGTCGGAGGGCGTCGGCCACGTGTTCTACCTGTACGAGCCCGCGTCGGAGAAGGCCAGGGAGCTGCTCCAGAAGATCGTCGCGTTCGTGACCGAGTGA